From one Macellibacteroides fermentans genomic stretch:
- a CDS encoding RloB family protein — protein sequence MARSKSTRKGAGKDVYSIVVDGETEVWYFQLLKQYESLKNVDIKPDLPKKKKLSELYDLVVDNAAEFTKVIWVIDLDVIIKEDKERRGGGKSALQELKEYIDSLEQLDNVHVLINTPCLEYWYLLHLKQTSKYYSSFKDVSKQFKGTILEGYEKTEKYYKTKNIYLLLKPGLSVAIDNAKRLGEFDIESPETGKAEIYKIFELLNL from the coding sequence ATGGCAAGGAGTAAAAGTACAAGGAAAGGTGCCGGTAAGGATGTATACTCCATTGTTGTGGATGGTGAAACGGAAGTGTGGTATTTTCAATTGCTTAAGCAATATGAATCTTTAAAGAATGTAGATATTAAACCTGATCTTCCTAAAAAGAAGAAATTATCTGAATTGTATGATTTAGTGGTTGATAACGCTGCTGAATTTACAAAGGTAATATGGGTGATTGACTTGGATGTTATCATTAAAGAAGATAAAGAAAGACGTGGCGGGGGTAAGTCTGCATTACAGGAGTTAAAAGAGTATATTGATTCCCTTGAGCAGTTGGATAATGTTCATGTACTGATTAATACCCCTTGTCTGGAGTATTGGTATTTATTGCATTTAAAACAAACGAGTAAATATTACAGTAGTTTTAAAGATGTCTCAAAGCAATTTAAGGGTACGATTTTAGAGGGATATGAAAAGACCGAAAAGTATTACAAAACGAAAAATATTTATCTTTTGCTTAAGCCTGGCCTATCTGTAGCGATAGATAACGCAAAGAGGTTAGGAGAATTCGATATAGAAAGTCCCGAAACAGGAAAGGCTGAGATTTATAAAATATTTGAGTTATTGAATTTATAA